In one window of Chryseobacterium phocaeense DNA:
- a CDS encoding type VI secretion system baseplate subunit TssG, with the protein MYENNIVDMYYNKLQTDFKAEAVAVNLLKYHRAVSNIFIERIGINDRAYLKDIKSISSSYLGFDEEVFTIETYREGIYDYLPEGLFHPPSLGASRKNVDTVVREIRKQKKVEDDARKFFRPFELEVFFTEISSLLKESEFDISSNTDTLLDTVSELWPLVKMLDEQSAYIFIYILPFFHQIRGDKRWFERCITAFLQVPVEITFAPNIIDRIERNDDSMLLGNSRLGVTYIPSGKHMDGQRNWVVNIGPIPYTEMKKYIPGSPFRKVLKALYDYFLPVTVDVEENFVTEKQEYSFSLEDDERNASRLGYSTFL; encoded by the coding sequence ATGTATGAGAATAATATTGTAGACATGTATTACAATAAGCTGCAGACGGACTTCAAGGCAGAGGCTGTGGCCGTTAATCTTTTGAAGTATCACCGTGCTGTAAGCAATATATTTATAGAAAGAATCGGGATCAATGACCGTGCTTATCTGAAGGATATCAAAAGCATTTCAAGCAGCTACCTGGGATTTGATGAGGAAGTTTTTACGATAGAAACATACAGGGAAGGTATCTATGACTATCTCCCTGAAGGGTTGTTTCATCCCCCGTCTTTAGGAGCTTCCAGAAAGAATGTAGATACGGTAGTCCGAGAGATCCGCAAGCAGAAAAAGGTGGAAGATGATGCGCGAAAGTTTTTCCGGCCTTTTGAGCTGGAAGTATTTTTTACCGAAATCAGTTCACTGCTTAAAGAATCTGAATTCGATATTTCAAGTAACACGGACACCCTTCTGGATACCGTAAGTGAACTCTGGCCTCTGGTAAAAATGCTTGACGAGCAGAGCGCCTATATTTTTATCTATATTCTGCCATTTTTTCACCAGATCAGGGGGGATAAAAGATGGTTTGAAAGATGCATTACTGCTTTTCTGCAGGTACCGGTAGAAATTACTTTTGCCCCGAATATTATAGACAGAATTGAAAGAAACGACGATTCTATGCTGCTGGGGAATTCCAGGCTGGGAGTGACGTATATTCCTAGTGGAAAACATATGGACGGACAACGGAACTGGGTAGTCAATATCGGCCCCATTCCTTATACGGAAATGAAAAAGTATATCCCGGGAAGCCCGTTCAGGAAAGTTCTGAAGGCCCTGTATGATTATTTTCTTCCGGTAACGGTAGATGTGGAAGAGAATTTTGTTACGGAGAAACAGGAGTATTCATTCAGTCTTGAAGATGATGAAAGAAATGCCAGCCGTCTCGGATATTCTACCTTCCTCTAA
- a CDS encoding S1/P1 nuclease: MKSIYSKILILAFISSSLYSYAWGLTGHRVIAEIAENHLSGKARREIRKIMGKERLAYWANWPDFIKSDTTGVWKQASTWHYVNIDPQVDFKNFDQNLKMQSGPSLYTQVNILSSQIKNEKTSEKDRKIALIFLIHMMGDLAQPLHVGRAEDLGGNKINVTYFGDKTNLHSVWDGKLVDSQKYSYTEYASLLDIKSKDEVAKIQSGTLEDWLYDSHQIANKIYAQTPDGSKLSYDYQYKFNETLERQLLYGGLRLAKVLNDLF, translated from the coding sequence ATGAAAAGTATTTATTCTAAAATTCTGATTTTAGCATTCATTTCATCTTCACTCTATTCTTATGCATGGGGATTGACGGGTCACAGGGTAATTGCGGAGATCGCAGAAAACCATTTATCCGGAAAAGCAAGAAGAGAGATCAGAAAAATAATGGGTAAGGAACGTCTTGCCTATTGGGCTAACTGGCCGGATTTCATCAAATCTGATACTACAGGAGTCTGGAAACAGGCTTCAACATGGCATTATGTAAATATTGATCCGCAGGTGGATTTTAAAAATTTTGACCAGAATCTGAAAATGCAGTCAGGACCAAGCCTTTATACACAGGTAAACATATTGTCCAGCCAGATCAAAAATGAAAAAACATCTGAAAAAGACAGAAAAATTGCCCTGATCTTCCTTATTCATATGATGGGAGACCTTGCCCAGCCGCTTCACGTAGGAAGAGCTGAGGACCTTGGAGGGAACAAAATCAATGTTACGTATTTCGGGGACAAAACCAATCTTCATTCCGTATGGGACGGGAAACTGGTAGATTCACAGAAATACAGTTACACGGAATATGCCAGCCTGCTGGACATCAAATCCAAAGATGAAGTAGCAAAGATTCAGTCCGGAACTCTGGAAGACTGGTTGTACGATTCTCATCAGATCGCCAATAAAATCTATGCACAGACTCCTGACGGATCGAAATTATCATACGACTACCAGTACAAATTCAATGAAACCCTTGAAAGACAGCTTCTTTACGGAGGTCTGAGACTGGCAAAGGTACTTAATGATTTGTTTTAA
- a CDS encoding sigma-70 family RNA polymerase sigma factor: MRQLKITKQVTNRETASLDKYLQEIGKVELITADEEVELAQRIRAGDRAALEKLIKANLRFVVSVSKQYQNQGLSLPDLINEGNLGLMKAAKRYDETRGFKFISYAVWWIRQSILQALAEQSRIVRLPLNKIGSINKINKAYAHLEQENERPPSPEELAEVLDMSEEDIKESMKNSGRHLSMDAPLVEGEDSNLYDVLRSGESPSPDKDLMLESLQIEIERALNTLTPREADLVRLYFGLNGKHPMTLEEIGETFDLTRERVRQIKEKAIKRLKHNTRSKILKSYLGK, from the coding sequence ATGAGACAATTAAAAATCACTAAGCAGGTTACCAACAGGGAAACTGCTTCATTAGACAAGTATTTGCAGGAAATTGGTAAAGTGGAACTGATCACTGCGGACGAAGAGGTAGAACTGGCACAAAGAATCCGCGCAGGCGACAGAGCTGCACTGGAAAAACTAATCAAAGCCAACCTTCGTTTCGTAGTTTCCGTATCCAAACAGTACCAGAATCAAGGTCTTTCTTTACCCGATTTGATTAATGAAGGTAATTTAGGACTGATGAAAGCGGCAAAAAGGTACGATGAAACTAGAGGTTTCAAATTTATCTCTTATGCGGTATGGTGGATTCGTCAGTCAATTTTACAGGCGTTAGCTGAGCAGTCAAGAATTGTAAGGCTTCCGTTAAATAAAATTGGTTCCATCAACAAAATTAATAAAGCTTACGCACACCTCGAGCAGGAAAACGAAAGACCACCTTCCCCGGAAGAATTGGCTGAAGTGCTTGACATGAGTGAGGAAGATATTAAGGAATCTATGAAAAACTCCGGAAGACACCTGTCTATGGATGCGCCTTTAGTAGAAGGTGAAGATTCTAATCTTTATGACGTATTGCGTTCCGGAGAATCTCCAAGCCCGGACAAAGACCTGATGCTTGAATCTTTACAAATTGAGATCGAAAGAGCATTGAATACTTTGACGCCAAGAGAGGCTGATCTGGTAAGATTATACTTCGGACTGAACGGAAAACACCCGATGACTTTAGAGGAAATCGGTGAAACTTTCGATCTTACAAGAGAGAG